A region of Colletotrichum higginsianum IMI 349063 chromosome 10, whole genome shotgun sequence DNA encodes the following proteins:
- a CDS encoding Glycoside hydrolase family 16, translating to MGWKDHLKRLKNEVEQLIAEPGSQSSQQSQAPPSQQQQQQYQQYAQPPPPPQLQQPMGGQPGHVYWQPQFRPDVPVTQDWDGKVGNGTDGWGNQELQHYTAEQQNVFYTPDGKLVLRALANSSCPNHEQKYTSARLVSRQTLARDQGVLTAVILSPCAEGIWPAFWLLPQEPFAWPTDGEVDIAETWNGDCENHSCLHWGQHHEPDKHRVLGTKIPDMQYRPVRYDLAWVQPGGQPGQGRMIWYIDGRPVMKGDIPPGTRPMRDMTILLNVAMGGNVCGGKTPRDGYYDMVVHQLFMASEPEYGGWQRFENDWAHTQLGNTY from the exons ATGGGTTGGAAAGATCACCTGAAACGTCTCAAGAATGAGGTTGAGCAGCTGATTGCGGAGCCAGGGTCTCAATCCTCGCAGCAGTCTCAAGCCCCGCCCtctcagcagcagcagcagcagtatCAACAGTATGCGcagccgccccctcccccgcagctgcagcagccgATGGGTGGACAGCCTGGTCATGTTTACTGGCAACCCCAGTTCCGACCCGATGTGCCCGTTACCCAGGACTGGGACGGGAAGGTTGGCAATGGGACGGATGGTTGGGGCAATCAGGAGCTGCAGCATTACACTGCCGAGCAGCAGAATGTCTTCTA CACCCCGGATGGGAAGCTCGTGCTCCGGGCCCTCGCCAACAGCAGCTGTCCCAACCACGAGCAGAAGTACACGTCTGCTCGGTTGGTGAGCAGACAGACGCTGGCACGCGACCAGGGAGTGTTGACCGCTGTCATCCTGTCTCCCTGTGCTGAGGGTATCTGGCCGGCTTTCTGGCTCCTTCCGCAGGAGCCGTTTGCATGGCCTACCGATGGTGAAGTTGACATTGCTGAAACCTGGAACGGAGACTGCGAGAACCACTCGTGCCTTCACTGGGGCCAGCATCACGAGCCGGACAAACATCGCGTACTTGGGACCAAGATTCCCGATATGCAGTACCGGCCTGTGAGGTACGACCTGGCGTGGGTGCAGCCAGGTGGGCAACCCGGGCAGGGTAGGATGATTTGGTACATCGACGGAAGACCGGTGATGAAGGGGGATATTCCGCCTGGAACCCGGCCTATGAGAGACATGACCATTTTGCTGAACGTGGCGATGGGAGGCAATGTTTGCGGTGGAAAGACTCCGAGGGATGGATATTACGACATGGTCGTGCACCAGCTATTCATGGCGAGTGAGCCCGAGTACGGGGGTTGGCAGAGGTTTGAGAACGACTGGGCTCACACGCAACTGGGCAACACATACTAG
- a CDS encoding NmrA family protein, whose product MAAKKEILVIGGTGAQGAPVVRALAESGRYTVRVLARKIESSRAKDLAALVNVALIQGQQTNQQDLHRAFRGVYGA is encoded by the exons ATGGCAGCCAAGAAAGAGATTCTTGTCATCGGCGGCACTGGTGCCCAAGGAGCACCTGTCGTCAGAG CGCTTGCCGAGAGTGGACGATACACTGTCCGAGTCCTGGCTCGAAAAATAGAGTCTTCTCGCGCAAAGGACCTCGCTGCTCTCGTGAATGTGGCCCTAATCCAAGGCCAGCAGACTAACCAGCAAGATTTGCACCGCGCTTTCCGCGGTGTCTACGGCGCTTGA
- a CDS encoding NmrA family protein, translated as MTWSANFSAWWNYWGEGITYERDTELLDRIHPCRIKSLEKWMRVNKYDGKHKLVLKMNEDWVEKNRGNHGLQK; from the coding sequence ATGACTTGGTCTGCGAACTTCTCGGCCTGGTGGAACTACTGGGGCGAGGGGATTACGTACGAGAGGGATACTGAGCTTCTCGATCGCATCCACCCCTGCCGTATCAAGAGCCTTGAGAAGTGGATGAGGGTGAACAAGTATGACGGCAAGCACAAGCTTGTGCTGAAGATGAACGAAGACTGGGTGGAGAAGAACCGGGGTAACCATGGCCTGCAAAAGTAG
- a CDS encoding Polyketide synthase, with protein sequence MSNDEGVAIIGMACRFPGEASSPESFWKVLISKRDTYSVTPNSRWNPDAFYHAGKDKLHTIASKGGHFLSEDVMAFDAAFFNIGHAEATALDPQQRFTLELTFEALESAGLPIDVVAGTKTGCFMGSAAADYRDTINRDPDSNPRYSLIGVTTEMISNRTSWFYDLKGPSITLTTACSSSLVAVHLACQSVLSGESTMAVAGGVNLMLNPDYSLYLSNMTMLSKEGGCKSFDAHGDGYARGEGCGIVVLKKLSNAIRDGDPIRAVIRGSGVNADGFTQGFTMPSATAQADLICDVYKTAGLDMGLTTYVEAHGTGTKVGDPIEARAIYETLGRNVKRGQKLMIGSVKPNSRSAQIGHLECAAGIAALIKGVLALEKGVIPPNIHFTTPNPAIPFDQWNLQIPTEATPWPNPQTRQMSISSFGVGGTNAHAIVEAAPPSLSHRLVPTRPSVGSSLRRFFGGGGDAINKKEARRRRLIVISSQDHGGVARVAKSLSAHLQKMESRVDQDYMADLAYTLGVKRSRLPWKAYCVASDISELRDQLGKLDVNVAVRSNDRPSVGFIFTGQGSQWPRMGAELLSSEAFKAAVQECDGYLAEFGCSWRALTELNESEDNSRIAEPEYSETLCTILQLALVDLLKAWGITPSRVVGHSSGEIAAAYCIGSLSKRDAVCVAYMRGVFAGTLVCDDSDMGGGMMVVGLSPQETEDAIQSLNNKHSLTIACVNSPTNVTVAGLFSAIELLQLTLEKRDIFCRRLGVRVAYHSDLVQPIYPDYVQAMSHVEPNFPSQNDDTAAPVMFSSLEACRVHPGELTSFYWGRNLLSPVLFAAALKEMILQPLDNQPPTSNPLDILVEIGPHASLGGPVEEVLSSSGVKGVEYSSVLTRGRDAWDTTLELAGWLFSRGAPVDIQKVNSDKEPKTLTDLPNYPWNHSRRFDASPRINTEFKKRAHPQTSLLGVPATSISERERVWRTHLRLSEEGWIRDHKILNVTLFPGAGLVAMAIEAARQVADPGKTIRGFRLRDISIGSAVFVNEDKATEVVIHLRPHLTGTAGPASSSTTWCEFTISTSEGSDMPIRENCHGLVCTDYHKTGDDEHMDNELKAALDADLAEYNDASEESSGFLNVDKFYQDLNGVGLGFGPAFRNVTRLRVGTAQSVFEVTIGDPGETFSSGQPGRHHLIHPTTLDSIFCPTFAALYKGLQPMDKPIIPTFIEELSISCEIPDVVGTKLKGFAKAKLRGFGETTADIRVFDEFLTSSYMTIRGFRCTSEISGESHAEGNSDKQKASELCFDVVWEHVIDLMEPHEIQRAVESAGGADCDKRLVKMCHMFIHSNPESTVLELLPSVGDARVAAQTSIASALRIDRTKQIKYGVAHASQLSDVENGILVDLATIAKEPPSQVGLFDLIIIPQRCRGIPHLTDSIDYLQPLLKPSGKLVGCIDAGRPPRMNFRGVGRRWTPHLSIPGPGTGLTVFSGPLVNGVPRPKTREFLVLEPTSLSARGVRFAIKLTNALSEYGMSVRRAKLSPKLLAGIEGKDCVSLLELDHSYLVDLSAEDFETVRIIALKTASVTWITGFSDPTSSIVSGLFRSIRSEAPGQQLRTVHCSLEASANEELAGAVARILHSETRETEFLFEDGLLQVGKLRQNTVLNSRISSQLDEDTRMIPLKDVENPVKLVIGSPGLLDTLYFTDHLKMSLPLDDDEVEIRVEATGVNFRDVMISVGIIPADALGYEVSGVATSVGGKVTSVRPGDRVCAHVVGGHATAIRTRDFLCATLPDSTSFEAGAALPVVCTTAYHAIVNLARLRSGQSILIHAASGGVGQAAIQLAQHLGVVVYATVSSREKRKLITEQYGLPDDRIFYSRDASFALAVKRVTNGRGVDCVLNSLAGELLRESFYCLAPLGIMVEIGSRDAMDNTRLDMRPFSRGATFTCFTLLDLLKEAPDVLAQATQTAFALVRKKVFRSPYPLTVFPVSKVRDAFRLMQSGKHLGKLVLSFKDDVEVPVNRRLQSTLKLDPQSTFLLIGGLGGLGRSLARLLVDSGARNLAFISRSQILSSEARALVTELTRRGANIRAYSADIARNATLLQALDKCRQEMPPIRGVFQMAMVLRDAAFETMTHNQWRESTLPKIQGTWNLHQNFCQGHKLDFFIVLSSMSGIIGNKGQANYAAGCTFQDAVTHHRRKQGLKGVSLDLGIMLDVGVIAEKGSTGDLKRWEEVLGIRESLFHALMKTIISGQMQDSAACWVPPQVCVGLGTTKVFDAAGVQRPDYLTSDTRFSYLSTSENLSDAGPGPGDEGTTEVKAKLKDRLASATSKAQATDIITEGLVAKIAEILQTSSLEVDTNRPIYLYGVDSLVAMEVRNWIKREMEAQVAIFDILEAIPITRFAQKIADRSKLLPNSQKK encoded by the exons ATGTCTAACGATGAGGGCGTTGCCATCATTGGCATGGCATGCCGTTTTCCGGGCGAGGCGTCATCCCCAGAGTCGTTCTGGAAGGTACTAATCTCCAAAAGAG ATACGTATAGCGTAACTCCGAACAGCAGATGGAATCCAGATGCGTTCTATCATGCCGGGAAAGACAAACTTCATACGATCGCCAGCAAAGGAGGACACTTTCTGAGCGAAGATGTTATGGCGTTTGACGCGGCGTTCTTCAACATTGGGCACGCCGAGGCGACAGCATTGGATCCCCAGCAGCGCTTTACCCTAGAACTCACGTTTGAGGCCTTGGAAAGCGCTGGTCTTCCCATTGACGTAGTCGCTGGCACCAAGACCGGATGCTTCATGGGCTCTGCTGCCGCGGACTACCGAGACACGATCAATCGGGACCCGGACTCCAACCCCCGGTATTCGCTTATTGGAGTGACGACTGAAATGATATCGAATCGGACATCTTGGTTCTATGATCTTAAGGGCCCAAGCATCACACTGACGACAGCGTGCTCTTCCAGTCTAGTGGCTGTTCACTTGGCCTGTCAGAGTGTCCTTTCCGGCGAATCAACTATGGCTGTAGCAGGAGGTGTCAACCTCATGTTGAACCCGGACTACTCTCTGTACCTGAGTAATATGACAATGCTTAGCAAGGAGGGCGGTTGCAAATCTTTCGACGCCCATGGTGATGGCTATGCCCGCGGCGAGGGCTGTGGTATTGTAGTCCTCAAAAAGCTGAGCAATGCGATTCGGGATGGTGACCCCATCCGGGCAGTTATCCGCGGTTCCGGCGTCAACGCGGATGGCTTCACGCAGGGTTTCACGATGCCGAGCGCAACAGCGCAAGCTGATCTTATTTGTGACGTGTATAAGACAGCTGGCCTTGACATGGGCCTGACAACTTACGTCGAAGCACAT GGAACCGGTACGAAGGTGGGCGACCCCATCGAGGCTCGTGCAATATACGAAACGCTTGGTAGAAATGTCAAGCGGGGACAAAAGTTGATGATAGGCAGCGTCAAGCCCAAC AGCCGCTCCGCTCAGATCGGCCATTTGGAATGCGCAGCGGGTATTGCTGCGCTCATCAAGGGCGTTCTGGCCCTGGAAAAGGGTGTCATTCCGCCCAACATTCACTTCACGACGCCGAATCCTGCCATTCCCTTTGACCAGTGGAACTTGCAGATTCCCACCGAGGCAACGCCTTGGCCAAACCCACAAACCCGGCAAATGAGCATCAGCAGCTTCGGGGTTGGCGGCACCAACGCTCATGCCATTGTGGAGGCCGCCCCCCCTTCACTGTCCCATCGGCTGGTCCCAACACGCCCATCAGTCGGCAGTAGCCTTCGCCGTTttttcggcggcggcggcgatgctaTCAACAAAAAGGAAGCTCGGCGTAGACGGTTGATCGTCATCAGCAGTCAGGACCATGGCGGTGTGGCCCGGGTGGCGAAGTCACTCTCTGCCCATCTTCAGAAGATGGAATCGCGTGTCGATCAAGATTACATGGCTGATTTGGCGTACACTCTTGGAGTGAAGCGTTCTCGTCTGCCCTGGAAGGCATACTGTGTCGCCTCCGACATCTCAGAGCTGCGGGACCAGCTTGGAAAACTCGACGTCAACGTGGCCGTTCGTTCTAATGATCGGCCGTCCGTGGGATTCATCTTCACGGGGCAGGGCTCCCAGTGGCCACGTATGGGCGCAGAGCTCTTGTCCAGCGAGGCGTTTAAAGCTGCGGTTCAGGAGTGTGATGGATACCTCGCAGAGTTTGGTTGTTCGTGGCGTGCTCTGACGGAGCTCAACGAGTCCGAGGACAACTCACGCATCGCGGAGCCCGAGTACAGTGAGACTCTTTGCACAATCTTACAGTTAGCCTTGGTTGATCTTCTCAAGGCATGGGGGATTACGCCATCTCGTGTGGTTGGACACTCTAGTGGCGAGATCGCGGCCGCCTATTGCATAGGTTCGCTCTCCAAACGGGATGCCGTCTGTGTCGCCTACATGCGCGGAGTCTTCGCAGGTACCCTCGTATGCGATGACTCTGACATGGGAGGCGGTATGATGGTCGTCGGGCTATCCCCCCAAGAAACCGAAGATGCCATACAGTCTTTGAACAACAAGCACAGCCTGACGATAGCCTGCGTCAACTCCCCAACAAACGTCACCGTTGCAGGATTGTTCAGCGCCATCGAGCTTCTCCAATTAACTCTGGAAAAGAGGGATATTTTCTGTCGTCGACTTGGCGTCAGGGTTGCCTACCATTCCGATCTCGTACAACCAATCTATCCCGACTACGTACAGGCTATGAGCCACGTTGAACCCAACTTTCCTAGCCAAAACGACGACACAGCCGCCCCTGTCATGTTCTCCTCTCTAGAAGCTTGCAGAGTCCACCCAGGAGAGCTTACTTCATTCTACTGGGGTCGGAATCTACTTTCACCAGTCCTCTTTGCCGCAGCTTTGAAAGAGATGATACTTCAGCCTTTGGACAATCAGCCGCCAACTTCGAATCCATTGGACATACTCGTCGAGATTGGGCCGCATGCCTCCTTGGGCGGTCCTGTAGAAGAGGTGTTGTCGAGCAGCGGAGTTAAAGGTGTGGAGTACAGCTCTGTCCTGACAAGAGGCCGCGACGCTTGGGACACAACCTTGGAACTGGCAGGCTGGCTCTTTTCGCGTGGCGCCCCCGTCGACATCCAGAAAGTGAACTCCGACAAAGAACCAAAGACGTTGACGGACCTTCCAAACTACCCCTGGAACCATTCACGCCGCTTCGACGCAAGCCCTCGGATTAATACCGAGTTCAAAAAGCGAGCTCACCCACAGACAAGCCTGTTGGGCGTCCCCGCCACGTCCATTAGCGAAAGAGAGCGTGTCTGGAGAACTCACTTACGTCTGTCGGAAGAAGGTTGGATCAGAGATCACAAGATCCTAAACGTCACTCTTTTCCCTGGCGCAGGCCTGGTCGCCATGGCCATTGAGGCCGCTAGACAGGTTGCTGACCCGGGTAAGACGATACGGGGGTTTCGGCTGCGGGATATATCCATTGGCTCAGCCGTATTTGTCAACGAGGACAAGGCCACGGAAGTCGTGATACACCTTCGCCCTCATCTGACTGGAACCGCGGGGCctgcctcgtcttcgacgacGTGGTGTGAGTTCACCATCTCAACGTCGGAAGGGTCTGATATGCCCATCCGCGAAAACTGCCACGGACTCGTTTGCACGGACTACCACAAGACAGGAGACGATGAGCACATGGATAACGAGCTGAAGGCTGCGCTTGACGCTGACCTTGCCGAGTACAACGATGCGTCTGAGGAGAGTTCCGGCTTTCTTAATGTGGATAAGTTCTATCAAGACCTGaacggcgtcggccttggaTTTGGGCCGGCATTCCGCAACGTCACCCGACTGAGAGTGGGAACAGCACAGTCCGTCTTTGAAGTCACGATCGGTGATCCCGGAGAGACCTTCAGCAGCGGGCAGCCCGGTCGCCATCATTTGATTCATCCCACGACCCTGGACTCAATTTTCTGTCCCACCTTTGCTGCCCTGTACAAAGGTCTGCAGCCGATGGATAAGCCTATCATTCCCACCTTCATTGAAGAGTTGTCAATCTCATGTGAAATCCCGGATGTGGTTGGGACCAAGCTGAAAGGATTCGCCAAAGCCAAGCTAAGAGGATTCGGCGAGACCACCGCCGACATCCGCGTCTTTGACGAGTTTCTCACGTCCAGCTATATGACAATTCGCGGTTTCCGCTGCACGTCAGAGATATCAGGAGAGAGTCATGCTGAGGGCAACTCAGACAAGCAAAAGGCTTCAGAATTGTGCTTCGATGTTGTTTGGGAGCACGTAATCGATCTGATGGAGCCTCACGAGATACAACGTGCTGTCGAATCTGCGGGCGGCGCTGATTGTGACAAAAGACTGGTCAAG ATGTGCCACATGTTTATCCACTCTAATCCGGAGAGTACGGTATTAGAGTTGCTCCCTAGCGTCGGTGACGCGAGGGTTGCTGCGCAAACGAGCATTGCGTCGGCGCTCAGGATCGATAGGACCAAGCAGATCAAGTACGGCGTGGCTCACGCGAGCCAATTGTCTGATGTTGAGAACGGGATCCTCGTCGATCTTGCAACCATTGCGAAGGAACCACCATCACAAGTGGGCTTGTTCGACTTGATCATCATCCCGCAGAGGTGCCGAGGCATACCTCATCTAACAGATTCCATCGACTACCTGCAGCCACTGTTGAAGCCTTCCGGAAAGCTTGTAGGCTGTATTGACGCGGGGCGACCCCCGAGGATGAACTTCAGAGGAGTTGGTCGCCGATGGACTCCTCATCTGAGCATCCCGGGACCTGGTACAGGCTTGACGGTGTTCTCAGGCCCCCTGGTCAATGGGGTCCCGCGTCCCAAAACCAGGGAGTTTCTTGTTCTTGAGCCCACGTCGCTCAGTGCGCGAGGCGTTCGATTTGCCATCAAATTAACCAATGCGCTGAGCGAGTACGGCATGTCGGTTCGCAGGGCCAAGTTGAGCCCCAAACTACTTGCGGGGATCGAGGGCAAAGACTGTGTCAGTTTGCTTGAACTCGACCATTCATATCTCGTGGATCTTTCGGCCGAAGACTTCGAGACAGTCCGAATAATCGCCCTCAAGACTGCCAGCGTCACGTGGATCACGGGTTTCTCAGACCCGACGTCGTCCATCGTCTCGGGCCTTTTCCGATCCATCCGCAGCGAAGCGCCCGGACAACAGCTCCGGACCGTTCACTGCTCGTTGGAAGCCAGCGCCAATGAAGAGCTAGCAGGTGCGGTTGCGCGAATCCTTCACAGCGAGACGCGTGAAACGGAATTCCTTTTCGAAGACGGCCTACTGCAAGTCGGCAAGCTCCGCCAAAATACCGTTTTAAACAGCAGAATCAGTTCACAGCTTGACGAGGACACCCGCATGATCCCGTTGAAGGATGTCGAAAACCCTGTTAAGCTTGTCATCGGATCACCCGGTTTGTTGGACACCCTTTACTTCACGGACCATTTGAAAATGTCTCTGCcgctggacgacgacgaagtgGAGATACGCGTGGAGGCTACCGGGGTCAA CTTCCGAGATGTCATGATCTCTGTTGGCATCATACCTGCCGACGCACTCGGGTATGAGGTAAGTGGTGTTGCGACTTCAGTCGGAGGCAAAGTCACAAGTGTCAGACCTGGAGATCGGGTGTGTGCCCACGTTGTCGGCGGGCATGCCACAGCTATCCGGACCCGCGACTTTCTGTGTGCGACATTACCCGACTCGACATCTTTCGAGGCTGGAGCGGCTTTGCCTGTCGTTTGCACCACTGCATACCATGCGATTGTCAACCTCGCGCGTCTGAGAAGCGGCCAGTCGATTCTCATCCACGCCGCCTCGGGTGGTGTAGGTCAAGCAGCCATCCAGCTTGCCCAGCACCTGGGCGTGGTAGTCTACGCTACCGTCAGCTCCCGAGAGAAAAGGAAGTTGATCACGGAACAGTATGGTCTTCCGGATGACAGGATATTCTATTCCCGCGACGCAAGTTTCGCCTTGGCTGTGAAACGCGTCACCAACGGACGGGGAGTCGACTGCGTTTTGAACTCGCTAGCAGGCGAGCTGCTCCGCGAATCCTTTTACTGTCTTGCACCGTTGGGGATCATGGTCGAGATCGGCAGTCGCGATGCCATGGACAATACTCGCCTTGACATGCGACCCTTTTCCCGGGGTGCGACTTTCACCTGTTTCACTCTGCTTGATTTACTCAAGGAAGCACCGGATGTTTTGGCACAAGCGACACAGACGGCATTCGCCCTGGTGCGCAAGAAGGTGTTTCGGTCCCCGTACCCTTTGACAGTCTTCCCCGTGAGCAAGGTACGCGATGCATTTCGCCTCATGCAAAGCGGAAAGCACCTTGGAAAGCTTGTGCTGTCATtcaaggacgacgtcgaggtcccGGTCAACCGCAGGCTCCAGAGCACATTGAAGCTGGACCCCCAAAGCACGTTCCTGTTGATAGGGGGGCTCGGCGGTCTTGGCCGAAGTCTCGCTCGCCTTCTCGTGGACTCGGGCGCTAGAAACCTGGCCTTCATTTCTCGCTCCCAGATCTTGAGCAGCGAAGCTCGCGCCCTCGTTACCGAGTTGACCCGACGCGGCGCAAACATCCGCGCATACTCTGCGGACATTGCCCGGAATGCGACGTTGCTCCAGGCGCTTGACAAATGCCGACAAGAGATGCCTCCTATCCggggggtgttccaaatggCCATGGTCCTTCGCGACGCTGCGTTCGAGACCATGACGCACAATCAATGGCGCGAATCAACTCTTCCCAAGATTCAAGGTACTTGGAATCTCCACCAGAACTTCTGCCAGGGCCACAAACTCGACTTCTTCATAGTTCTGTCCTCCATGTCCGGTATCATCGGAAACAAGGGCCAGGCCAACTATGCGGCGGGATGCACATTCCAAGACGCCGTCACACACCATCGCCGGAAGCAAGGCCTCAAAGGCGTcagcctcgacctcggtATCATGCTCGACGTTGGCGTGATTGCAGAGAAGGGATCAACCGGTGATTTGAAGCGCTGGGAGGAGGTGTTGGGCATCAGGGAGTCCCTGTTCCATGCGCTGATGAAGACAATCATCAGCGGCCAAATGCAGGACTCGGCTGCGTGCTGGGTCCCGCCGCAAGTGTGCGTCGGCCTGGGCACCACCAAAGTCTTTGATGCCGCAGGCGTCCAGCGCCCAGACTACTTGACAAGCGACACTCGCTTCAGCTATCTATCCACCTCTGAAAACCTTTCGGATGCCGGCCCCGGACCGGGCGACGAGGGAACGACGGAAGTGAAAGCCAAGCTCAAGGACCGTCTGGCTTCTGCAACATCAAAGGCCCAGGCAACGGATATCATCACAGAGGGTCTTGTGGCAAAGATCGCCGAAATCCTGCAAACTTCcagcctcgaggtcgacacCAATCGGCCTATCTACTTGTACGGAGTAGATTCTTTGGTCGCCATGGAAGTTCGCAACTGGATCAAGCGGGAAATGGAAGCCCAGGTAGCAATCTTTGACATCTTGGAGGCTATTCCTATAACACGGTTCGCTCAGAAGATTGCAGATCGCAGCAAGCTTTTGCCCAACTCACAGAAAAAGTAA